A stretch of Leucobacter aridicollis DNA encodes these proteins:
- a CDS encoding MraY family glycosyltransferase: MFPYLPVFAVAVVVTAAASFGVLRLARRFKLAPEVRERDVHKNPTPRLGGVAMFVGLLAGLGAAALFPEFQGLFRDGLKMWALIGACLLIAVIGFLDDLLDLDWMIKLGAQLLASGVLAWNGVQIVSIPVGDTLVIGSSTVNFVLTVFLITLVMNAVNFVDGLDGLVAGVAIIASGTFFVYTLILNSQLGNSQAVTFASLIALVLVGICVGFIPFNWHRAKMFMGDTGALLVGLLMATSTVSVTGDLDPAALDLKLVLASYIPILLPFAVLAMPLADFVLAVLRRLRAGKSPFEADRLHLHHRLLDMGHSPVQAVSIFYLGTAVLSIAGLLVFTSQSFALPLIVLVVGIAAGVLLVRFPASRVRAALAQRRLVALDKRGGPASGPDARADFGAAPNERTTE; this comes from the coding sequence ATGTTCCCGTACCTGCCGGTCTTCGCAGTGGCTGTCGTCGTGACCGCCGCCGCGTCGTTCGGCGTGCTGCGTCTCGCTCGGCGGTTCAAGTTGGCCCCGGAGGTCCGCGAGCGTGACGTTCACAAGAACCCCACGCCGCGGCTCGGTGGGGTCGCGATGTTCGTCGGCCTTCTCGCTGGCCTCGGCGCCGCCGCGCTGTTCCCCGAGTTCCAGGGGCTGTTCCGCGACGGCCTGAAGATGTGGGCCCTCATCGGGGCGTGCCTGCTGATCGCGGTCATCGGCTTCCTCGACGACCTGCTTGATCTCGACTGGATGATCAAGCTCGGCGCCCAGCTGCTCGCCTCAGGCGTGCTCGCCTGGAACGGCGTGCAGATCGTCTCGATTCCGGTCGGTGACACCCTCGTGATCGGGTCTTCGACGGTGAACTTCGTGCTGACCGTGTTCCTCATCACGCTCGTGATGAACGCCGTGAACTTTGTCGATGGCCTCGACGGCCTGGTCGCGGGCGTGGCAATCATCGCGAGCGGCACCTTCTTCGTCTACACGTTGATTCTCAACTCACAACTCGGCAACTCGCAGGCGGTGACGTTCGCGAGCCTGATCGCGCTCGTGCTCGTGGGCATATGCGTCGGGTTCATCCCGTTCAACTGGCATCGCGCGAAGATGTTCATGGGCGACACGGGGGCCCTCCTCGTCGGGCTGCTCATGGCGACGTCGACGGTTTCGGTCACTGGCGACCTCGACCCGGCGGCGCTCGACCTCAAGCTCGTCCTCGCGAGCTACATTCCGATCCTGCTGCCGTTCGCGGTGCTCGCAATGCCGCTCGCAGACTTTGTGCTTGCCGTGCTGCGGCGACTGCGCGCGGGCAAGAGCCCGTTTGAGGCGGATCGCCTGCACCTGCACCACCGGCTGCTGGATATGGGCCATTCGCCCGTGCAAGCGGTATCCATCTTCTATCTTGGGACCGCCGTGCTGTCGATCGCGGGCCTGCTCGTCTTCACGAGCCAGAGCTTCGCGCTGCCGCTGATCGTACTCGTCGTCGGAATCGCCGCCGGCGTACTGCTCGTCCGGTTCCCGGCGAGCCGCGTGCGCGCAGCGCTCGCGCAGCGCAGGTTGGTAGCGTTAGACAAGCGGGGTGGCCCCGCATCTGGCCCGGACGCACGCGCAGACTTCGGCGCGGCGCCCAACGAAAGGACCACCGAGTGA
- a CDS encoding L-threonylcarbamoyladenylate synthase, with product MSEVFDCSDGAQLLQGTRLARQSLGRGELIVMPTDTVYGVAADAFSPEAVQRLLDAKGRGRQSPPPVLIPNVGTLAALAAEATEALHSLAEAFWPGALTIITQANPSLSWDLGETGGTVALRIPGNAFARELLQETGPLAVSSANKTGMPAAGSAQEAREMLGDSIAVYLDGGEARGEASTIIDATKLDGDGTGTVRVLRQGAVTVAELQRVLPEATVLEQPAPSATPLVQAEADAATDADADADAAIDASAETDGSAETDAEAPRVSD from the coding sequence ATGTCCGAGGTATTTGACTGTTCAGATGGTGCCCAATTGTTGCAGGGGACGAGGCTCGCGCGCCAGTCGCTCGGCCGGGGCGAACTCATCGTCATGCCGACCGATACGGTCTACGGCGTTGCCGCCGACGCGTTCTCGCCCGAAGCGGTGCAGCGACTCCTCGACGCAAAGGGGCGCGGCAGGCAGTCGCCGCCGCCCGTGCTGATCCCGAACGTCGGGACGCTCGCGGCGCTCGCCGCGGAGGCGACCGAGGCGCTGCACAGCCTCGCCGAGGCGTTCTGGCCGGGCGCGCTCACCATCATCACGCAGGCGAACCCCTCCCTCAGCTGGGATCTCGGCGAGACGGGCGGAACTGTCGCGCTCAGGATCCCCGGGAACGCGTTCGCGCGCGAACTCTTGCAGGAGACGGGGCCGCTGGCGGTGTCGTCCGCGAATAAGACCGGCATGCCCGCGGCTGGTTCCGCTCAGGAGGCTCGGGAGATGCTCGGCGATTCGATCGCCGTCTACCTCGACGGCGGGGAAGCCCGCGGCGAGGCCTCGACGATCATCGACGCGACGAAGCTTGACGGCGATGGCACCGGCACCGTGCGGGTGCTGCGCCAGGGCGCCGTCACTGTTGCAGAGCTGCAGCGCGTGCTCCCCGAAGCCACCGTCCTCGAGCAGCCGGCGCCGTCTGCGACCCCGCTCGTGCAGGCCGAAGCTGACGCTGCGACCGACGCCGACGCCGACGCCGACGCTGCGATCGACGCGAGCGCGGAGACTGACGGTAGCGCGGAGACTGACGCTGAGGCGCCGCGGGTCAGCGACTAG
- the prmC gene encoding peptide chain release factor N(5)-glutamine methyltransferase, whose product MRDAFSEAGIVDPEVDAELLVAHVLDVSRGRVQTLAIMGERLTEADGERLRDLAELRASRLPLQHLTGRAPFRSLELRVGPGVFVPRPETETVAQFAIDALALAPTPEPLAVDLCTGSGAIALALASEVPTARVWAVEKSADAHAWAAENVAALGDGRVDLIHGDLADFVPGRLAPAELAGRVNVVVSNPPYVPAAMVPRDPEVRDHDPDLALYGGDDGLDVIRIISRIAANLLAPGGALVLEHAEGQGAAIRELLAADGWRASATHPDLTGRDRATTALK is encoded by the coding sequence ATGCGCGACGCATTCTCGGAGGCCGGGATCGTCGACCCCGAGGTCGATGCCGAATTGCTCGTTGCGCACGTGCTCGACGTGAGCCGTGGTCGCGTGCAGACGCTGGCGATCATGGGGGAGCGGCTGACCGAGGCAGACGGGGAGCGGCTGCGTGATCTTGCGGAGCTCCGCGCCTCGCGGCTGCCGCTGCAGCACCTGACGGGGAGGGCGCCGTTCCGGTCGCTCGAGCTGCGCGTCGGCCCCGGCGTGTTTGTGCCGCGCCCCGAGACCGAGACTGTCGCCCAGTTCGCGATCGACGCGCTCGCCCTCGCGCCGACGCCGGAACCACTCGCGGTGGACCTCTGCACAGGCTCCGGCGCCATCGCGCTCGCGCTCGCGTCGGAGGTGCCGACCGCGCGGGTGTGGGCAGTGGAGAAGAGCGCCGACGCTCACGCGTGGGCCGCCGAGAACGTCGCGGCGCTCGGCGACGGCAGGGTCGATCTCATCCACGGCGACCTCGCGGACTTCGTCCCCGGCAGGCTCGCGCCTGCGGAGCTCGCTGGGCGCGTCAACGTCGTGGTGTCAAACCCGCCGTATGTGCCTGCCGCAATGGTGCCGCGGGACCCCGAGGTGCGCGACCACGATCCTGATCTCGCGTTGTACGGCGGTGACGACGGGCTCGATGTGATCAGGATCATCAGCCGGATCGCAGCGAACCTGCTCGCTCCGGGCGGCGCGCTCGTGCTCGAACACGCCGAGGGACAAGGGGCCGCGATTCGTGAGCTGCTCGCCGCCGACGGCTGGCGCGCCAGCGCAACCCACCCCGATCTCACCGGCCGGGACCGCGCCACAACCGCACTCAAGTAG
- the cysK gene encoding cysteine synthase A translates to MARIHDNITQAFGNTPLVRLNRVTDGADAEVLAKLEFYNPAGSVKDRIGVAIIDAAEQSGELKPGGTIVEGTSGNTGIALAFVGAARGYKVILTMPETMSVERRKLLAAYGAEIVLTEGPLGMKGAVAKAEEIVANTPGAILAKQFGNPANPAIHRATTGPEIWNDTDGSVDIFVAGIGTGGTITGAGGYLKEQNPGVQVIAVEPIDSPLLTEGTAGPHKIQGLGANFVPDILDRDVYDEVIDVALPDAIAKARALGTDEGVLAGISGGAAVWAAVEVAKRPENAGKKIVVIVPDFGERYFSTVLYEDLAV, encoded by the coding sequence ATGGCTCGCATTCACGACAACATCACCCAGGCGTTTGGCAACACTCCCCTGGTCCGCCTCAACCGAGTGACCGACGGCGCAGACGCCGAGGTGCTTGCAAAGCTTGAGTTCTACAACCCGGCCGGGAGCGTGAAGGACCGCATCGGCGTCGCGATCATCGACGCAGCCGAGCAGTCGGGTGAGCTGAAGCCTGGCGGAACGATCGTCGAGGGCACGAGCGGCAACACGGGCATCGCGCTCGCGTTTGTCGGCGCGGCGCGCGGCTACAAGGTCATCCTCACGATGCCCGAGACCATGAGCGTCGAGCGTCGCAAGCTGCTCGCGGCATACGGCGCCGAGATCGTGCTCACCGAAGGCCCCCTCGGCATGAAGGGTGCGGTCGCGAAGGCTGAAGAGATCGTCGCGAACACCCCGGGCGCGATCCTCGCGAAGCAGTTCGGCAACCCCGCCAACCCTGCGATCCATCGGGCAACCACCGGCCCCGAGATCTGGAACGACACCGACGGCTCGGTCGACATTTTCGTCGCAGGCATCGGCACGGGCGGCACCATCACCGGCGCTGGCGGCTACCTCAAGGAGCAGAACCCCGGCGTCCAGGTCATCGCCGTTGAGCCGATCGACTCGCCGCTGCTCACCGAAGGCACCGCCGGCCCGCACAAGATCCAGGGCCTCGGCGCGAACTTCGTCCCCGACATCCTCGACCGCGACGTCTACGACGAGGTCATCGACGTCGCGCTGCCCGACGCCATCGCGAAGGCACGCGCGCTCGGCACCGACGAGGGCGTGCTCGCTGGCATCTCAGGCGGCGCTGCCGTGTGGGCCGCCGTCGAGGTCGCGAAGCGTCCGGAGAACGCGGGCAAGAAGATCGTCGTGATCGTCCCCGACTTCGGTGAGCGCTACTTCTCGACGGTGCTCTACGAGGACCTCGCAGTTTGA
- the epsC gene encoding serine O-acetyltransferase EpsC: protein MSLFSRIREDISSARAHDPAARGPVEVFFLYSGLHAVWWHHVSHALWRRGLRFLPRAISQITRFFTGIEIHPGATIGRRLFIDHGMGIVIGETAEVGDDVLIYHGVTLGGTGHQSGKRHPTVGDRVVLGAGAKLLGDIVIGADSAVGANAVVVRSADAWTTLTGIPATGRPRRGAPVAEHPNTAGFYVI from the coding sequence TTGAGCCTGTTTTCCCGTATCCGCGAGGACATCTCTTCGGCCCGCGCGCACGATCCAGCTGCGCGCGGGCCTGTTGAGGTGTTTTTCCTGTATTCAGGCCTGCACGCGGTGTGGTGGCATCACGTGTCGCACGCGCTCTGGCGCCGGGGCCTGCGGTTTCTCCCGCGCGCAATCTCGCAGATCACCCGATTCTTCACGGGCATCGAGATCCACCCCGGCGCGACGATCGGCCGCCGCCTGTTCATCGATCACGGCATGGGCATCGTCATTGGCGAGACCGCAGAGGTCGGCGACGATGTGCTCATCTACCACGGCGTCACGCTCGGGGGCACAGGCCACCAGAGCGGCAAGCGCCACCCCACCGTCGGCGACCGCGTCGTCCTCGGCGCCGGCGCGAAGCTGCTTGGCGATATCGTGATCGGGGCGGACTCGGCCGTCGGCGCAAACGCCGTCGTTGTGCGCTCAGCTGACGCGTGGACGACACTCACGGGGATCCCGGCGACGGGCAGGCCCCGCCGTGGTGCCCCGGTCGCGGAGCACCCGAACACCGCCGGGTTCTACGTCATCTAG